From Phenylobacterium montanum, the proteins below share one genomic window:
- a CDS encoding EamA family transporter — translation MTHRSAALPLSHFLLALAVMAVWGTNFVVIRIALQHLPPLTLAALRFMLVTAPAIFFIKRPKVPWWHLIGYGLLIGAGQFGLLFIAMKGQISPGLASLVMQAQVFFTIGLSMALTGEKVRPHQGLALILAIGGLGVILSHAGGGAATPVGLGLSLLAALSWAGGNIVSRASGRVNMLAYVVWSSLFAFPPLIALTLAFDGWPAIREGFAHADAATWAAVVWQAVGNSLFGYACWGWLLARHPAATVTPMALLVPVFGMAASAVVLGEPLPAWKLAAAGLIMSGLAVNIFWPGRRAPVIAAAEPA, via the coding sequence ATGACCCATCGATCCGCCGCCCTGCCGCTCAGCCACTTCCTGCTGGCGCTGGCGGTGATGGCGGTGTGGGGGACCAATTTCGTGGTCATCCGCATCGCCCTGCAGCACCTGCCGCCGCTGACCCTGGCCGCGCTGCGCTTCATGCTGGTGACTGCCCCGGCGATCTTTTTCATCAAGCGGCCGAAGGTCCCCTGGTGGCATCTGATCGGCTATGGGCTTCTGATCGGCGCCGGGCAGTTCGGCCTGTTGTTCATCGCCATGAAGGGCCAGATCTCCCCGGGCCTGGCCTCGCTGGTGATGCAGGCCCAGGTGTTCTTCACCATCGGCCTCTCCATGGCCCTGACCGGCGAGAAGGTGCGGCCGCACCAGGGTCTGGCCCTGATCCTGGCCATCGGCGGGCTGGGCGTGATCCTCAGCCACGCCGGCGGCGGGGCGGCGACGCCCGTTGGCCTTGGCCTGTCGCTGCTGGCGGCGCTGAGTTGGGCCGGGGGGAACATCGTCTCGCGGGCCAGCGGGCGGGTGAACATGCTGGCCTATGTGGTCTGGTCGAGCCTGTTCGCCTTTCCGCCGCTGATCGCCCTGACCCTGGCCTTCGACGGCTGGCCGGCGATCCGCGAGGGCTTCGCCCATGCCGACGCGGCGACCTGGGCGGCCGTGGTCTGGCAGGCGGTGGGCAACAGCCTGTTCGGCTATGCCTGCTGGGGATGGCTGCTGGCGCGGCACCCGGCGGCGACGGTCACGCCCATGGCCCTCTTGGTCCCCGTATTCGGCATGGCGGCCTCGGCCGTGGTGCTGGGCGAGCCCCTGCCCGCCTGGAAGCTGGCCGCAGCCGGCCTGATCATGAGCGGCCTGGCGGTCAACATCTTCTGGCCCGGCCGCCGCGCGCCGGTGATCGCCGCCGCCGAGCCGGCATAG
- a CDS encoding glutathione S-transferase family protein, translating to MAQIAFHSLAESAYLWTAMMVADEKGVSHDLSLIEVGSPEHLRLHPFGKMPVMQHGELFLYETAAIAHYVDRAFDGPPLQPADAAGQAQVIRWISIVNAYVFPVMNRFMKERLVRPAWGAEPDQAFIASAREPLALQMRLIGEAAGALGYLVGDRLTLADCFLFPHLLFFGRTPEGAAMLERSPQAAAWLARMTARPSYVGGAMSRMYEAFGSLPRPKGLAWAAD from the coding sequence ATGGCGCAGATCGCCTTCCATTCCCTGGCCGAGAGCGCCTACCTCTGGACGGCGATGATGGTCGCCGACGAAAAGGGCGTCAGCCATGACCTCTCGCTCATCGAGGTCGGTTCGCCCGAGCACCTGAGGCTGCATCCGTTCGGCAAGATGCCGGTGATGCAGCATGGCGAGCTCTTCCTCTACGAGACCGCCGCCATCGCCCACTATGTCGACCGCGCCTTCGATGGCCCGCCGCTGCAGCCCGCCGACGCAGCGGGCCAGGCGCAGGTGATCCGCTGGATCAGCATCGTCAACGCCTACGTTTTCCCGGTGATGAACCGCTTCATGAAGGAGCGGCTGGTGCGGCCCGCCTGGGGCGCCGAGCCCGACCAGGCCTTCATCGCCTCGGCGCGCGAGCCCCTGGCGCTGCAGATGCGGCTGATCGGCGAGGCCGCCGGCGCCTTGGGCTATCTGGTCGGCGATCGCCTGACCCTGGCCGACTGCTTCCTGTTCCCGCACCTGCTGTTCTTCGGCCGCACGCCCGAGGGCGCGGCGATGCTGGAGCGCTCGCCCCAGGCCGCCGCCTGGCTGGCCCGCATGACCGCCCGGCCCAGCTATGTCGGCGGGGCGATGAGCCGGATGTACGAAGCCTTCGGCAGCCTGCCTCGGCCCAAGGGCCTGGCCTGGGCGGCGGATTGA
- the topA gene encoding type I DNA topoisomerase: protein MNVVVVESPAKAKTINKYLGSGYTVLASYGHVRDLPSKDGSVQPDDDFAMTWEVEAKAAKRLSDIADALKGADRLILATDPDREGEAISWHVLEVLNRKKAVKGATVERVVFNAITKSAVTEAMKHPRDIDMELVDAYLARRALDYLVGFTLSPVLWRKLPGARSAGRVQSVALRLVVDREIEIERFKTQEYWTVDADVTAGTDPFLARLVKHQGKKLSKFDLSNEVDATAAKAAVEAASFKVASVEKKPGRRSPPPPFTTSTLQQEAARKLGFSAQRTMQAAQRLYEGVDIGGETVGLITYMRTDGVQSSPEAIDEARQVIAGRWGKEYVPESGRIYKTKAKNAQEAHEAIRPTSLSRNPGSLRLEPELGRLYELIWKRMIASQMESARIERTTVELESADGKTGLRATGQVVLFDGYLAVYEEGRDDEADEDGGRLPAIREGADAKVLAARADQHFTEPPPRYSEASLVKKMEELGIGRPSTYASILTVLRDRAYVRMDKNRFIPEDKGRLVTAFLEQFFRRYVEYDFTAALEEKLDLVSAGELDWKALLREFWKDFAAQVGEIGELRTTNILDALNESLGPHIFPDKGDGSDPRVCPTCGTGRLSLKTGKFGAFIGCSNYPECRYTRPIAAPDGEEAAESGDRELGQNPATGQAVWLRIGRFGPYVEETGGEKPKRASLPKDWPPAGMDLEKALRLLSLPREVGAHPDDGGMILAGIGRYGPYVQHNGTYANLPTADEVFEVGLNRAVTVLAEKRAGGGRGARGAGAAALKELGAHPADGEPVKILAGRFGPYIKHGGTNANVPRGKDPQELTLEEAVALLAEREAKGGGKKPAKGKAAKPKAEKPGAAKKAPAKKAAPKKAAAKKPTAKKTAAE from the coding sequence ATGAACGTCGTCGTCGTCGAGAGTCCGGCCAAGGCCAAGACCATCAACAAGTACCTGGGCTCCGGCTACACGGTCCTGGCCAGCTATGGCCACGTCCGCGACCTGCCGTCCAAGGACGGGTCGGTGCAGCCCGACGACGACTTCGCCATGACCTGGGAGGTCGAGGCCAAGGCGGCCAAGCGGCTTTCCGACATCGCCGACGCGCTGAAGGGCGCCGACCGCCTGATCCTGGCCACCGACCCGGATCGCGAGGGCGAGGCGATCAGCTGGCACGTCTTGGAAGTCCTGAACCGCAAGAAGGCGGTCAAGGGCGCCACGGTCGAGCGGGTGGTGTTCAACGCCATCACCAAGTCGGCCGTCACCGAGGCGATGAAGCACCCGCGCGACATCGACATGGAGCTGGTCGACGCCTATCTGGCGCGCCGGGCCCTGGACTATCTGGTGGGCTTCACCCTGTCGCCGGTCCTGTGGCGCAAGCTGCCGGGCGCGCGCTCGGCGGGCCGGGTCCAGTCGGTGGCCCTGCGCCTGGTCGTCGATCGCGAGATCGAGATCGAGCGCTTCAAGACCCAGGAATACTGGACCGTCGACGCCGACGTGACCGCCGGGACCGACCCGTTCCTGGCCCGCCTGGTCAAGCACCAAGGCAAGAAGCTCTCCAAGTTCGACCTTTCGAACGAAGTGGACGCGACGGCCGCCAAGGCTGCGGTCGAGGCGGCCAGCTTCAAGGTCGCCTCGGTGGAGAAGAAGCCGGGCCGGCGCTCGCCGCCGCCGCCCTTCACCACCTCGACCCTGCAGCAGGAGGCCGCGCGCAAGCTGGGCTTCTCGGCCCAGCGCACCATGCAGGCGGCGCAGAGGCTGTATGAAGGCGTCGACATCGGCGGCGAGACCGTCGGCCTGATCACCTATATGCGGACCGACGGGGTGCAGTCCTCGCCCGAGGCCATCGACGAGGCCCGCCAGGTCATCGCCGGCCGCTGGGGCAAGGAATACGTCCCCGAGAGCGGGCGCATCTACAAGACCAAGGCCAAGAACGCCCAGGAGGCCCACGAGGCCATCCGCCCGACCAGCCTGTCGCGCAACCCGGGCTCGCTGCGGCTGGAGCCCGAGTTGGGCCGGCTCTACGAGCTGATCTGGAAGCGGATGATCGCTTCGCAGATGGAATCCGCCAGGATCGAGCGGACCACGGTCGAGCTGGAGAGCGCCGACGGCAAGACCGGCCTGCGCGCCACTGGCCAGGTGGTGCTGTTCGACGGCTACCTCGCCGTCTACGAGGAAGGCCGCGACGACGAGGCGGACGAGGACGGCGGGCGCCTGCCGGCGATCCGCGAAGGCGCCGACGCCAAGGTCCTGGCCGCCCGCGCCGACCAGCACTTCACCGAGCCGCCGCCGCGCTATTCGGAAGCCTCACTGGTCAAGAAGATGGAGGAGTTGGGCATCGGCCGCCCCTCCACCTACGCCTCGATCCTGACCGTGCTCAGAGACCGCGCCTATGTGCGGATGGACAAGAACCGGTTCATCCCCGAGGACAAGGGCCGGCTGGTCACCGCCTTCCTGGAGCAGTTCTTCCGCCGCTACGTGGAATACGACTTCACCGCGGCGCTGGAGGAGAAGCTGGACCTGGTCTCGGCCGGCGAGCTGGACTGGAAGGCGCTGCTGCGCGAGTTCTGGAAGGATTTCGCCGCCCAGGTGGGCGAGATCGGCGAGCTTCGCACCACCAACATCCTCGATGCGCTGAACGAATCCCTCGGCCCGCACATCTTCCCCGACAAGGGCGATGGGTCCGACCCGCGCGTGTGCCCGACCTGCGGCACCGGGCGGCTGTCCTTGAAGACCGGCAAGTTCGGCGCCTTCATCGGCTGCTCCAACTATCCGGAATGCCGCTATACACGCCCGATCGCCGCGCCGGATGGGGAAGAGGCCGCTGAAAGCGGCGACCGGGAACTCGGCCAGAACCCGGCCACCGGCCAGGCCGTGTGGCTGCGCATCGGCCGCTTTGGCCCCTACGTCGAAGAGACCGGCGGCGAGAAGCCCAAGCGCGCCAGCCTGCCCAAGGACTGGCCGCCAGCGGGCATGGACCTGGAAAAGGCCCTGCGCCTCCTGTCCCTGCCGCGCGAGGTGGGCGCCCACCCGGACGACGGCGGCATGATCCTGGCCGGCATCGGCCGCTATGGCCCCTACGTGCAGCACAACGGCACCTACGCCAACCTGCCGACCGCCGACGAGGTGTTCGAGGTCGGGCTGAACCGCGCGGTGACGGTGCTGGCGGAAAAGCGCGCCGGCGGCGGCCGCGGCGCACGCGGCGCCGGGGCTGCGGCGCTGAAGGAGCTGGGCGCCCACCCGGCCGACGGCGAGCCGGTGAAGATCCTGGCCGGTCGCTTCGGCCCCTACATCAAGCACGGCGGCACCAACGCCAACGTGCCCAGGGGCAAGGACCCGCAGGAACTGACCCTGGAAGAAGCCGTGGCCCTGCTGGCCGAACGCGAAGCCAAGGGCGGCGGCAAGAAGCCGGCCAAGGGCAAGGCTGCCAAGCCCAAGGCGGAAAAGCCGGGGGCGGCGAAGAAGGCTCCGGCGAAAAAGGCTGCCCCGAAAAAGGCCGCGGCCAAGAAGCCGACGGCGAAGAAGACCGCGGCGGAATAG
- the dprA gene encoding DNA-processing protein DprA — protein sequence MSASEVSAAERRDWLRLARTETVGPVTFTQLLRRFGSPARALDALPELARRGGRMTPPRIPSPAEAEREIEAGERLGARLLIGAEPAFPPMLAALDPPPPVIWVMGDPALLQRRAIAVVGARIASAAGQRFARDLARAAGAEGLVVVSGMARGVDGAAHEGALETGTVAVLGGGIDDIYPPEHAGLYQRLAERGAIVSESAPGQRAQAKDFPRRNRLISGLSLAVVVVEAELRSGSLITARLAAEQGRDVLAVPGSPLDPRAKGTNDLIRQGAALCEGIEDVLRAIEHAPRLREPGPSPYDPAGFEEPDAALVERIAALLSPTPTPRDELVRSTGAPAPRVYAALMELALAGRAELLAGGLVASGDLS from the coding sequence ATGAGCGCGTCCGAGGTCTCCGCCGCCGAGCGTCGCGACTGGCTGAGGCTGGCCCGCACCGAGACCGTGGGGCCGGTCACCTTCACGCAGCTGCTGCGCCGGTTCGGCTCGCCGGCCCGGGCGCTAGACGCCCTGCCGGAACTGGCGCGGCGCGGCGGGCGGATGACGCCGCCCCGCATCCCCTCGCCCGCCGAGGCCGAGCGCGAGATCGAGGCCGGCGAGCGGCTGGGCGCGCGGCTTTTGATCGGCGCCGAGCCCGCCTTCCCGCCCATGCTGGCGGCGCTGGACCCGCCGCCGCCGGTGATCTGGGTGATGGGCGATCCGGCCCTTCTGCAGCGCCGCGCCATCGCGGTCGTCGGCGCGCGGATCGCCTCGGCGGCCGGCCAGCGCTTCGCCCGCGACCTCGCCCGGGCGGCCGGGGCCGAGGGGTTGGTGGTGGTGTCGGGCATGGCCCGTGGGGTCGATGGCGCGGCCCACGAGGGGGCGCTGGAGACCGGAACCGTCGCCGTGCTGGGCGGCGGGATCGACGACATCTATCCCCCCGAGCACGCCGGCCTCTACCAGCGCCTGGCCGAGCGCGGCGCCATCGTCAGCGAGAGCGCGCCGGGCCAGCGGGCCCAGGCCAAGGACTTCCCCCGCCGCAACCGGCTGATCTCCGGCCTGTCCCTGGCGGTGGTGGTGGTCGAGGCCGAACTGAGGTCCGGCAGCCTGATCACCGCCCGCCTGGCCGCGGAGCAGGGCCGCGACGTCCTGGCCGTGCCCGGCTCGCCCCTGGACCCGCGCGCCAAGGGGACCAACGACCTGATCCGCCAGGGCGCGGCCCTGTGCGAGGGGATCGAGGACGTGCTGCGGGCCATCGAGCACGCGCCGCGTCTGCGCGAGCCTGGCCCTTCGCCCTACGACCCGGCCGGCTTCGAGGAGCCGGACGCGGCCCTTGTCGAGCGTATCGCCGCCCTGCTCTCGCCCACGCCGACCCCGCGCGACGAGCTGGTGCGCAGCACGGGCGCCCCTGCGCCGCGGGTCTATGCCGCCCTGATGGAGCTGGCCCTGGCCGGCCGGGCGGAGCTGTTGGCCGGGGGCCTGGTGGCCTCGGGCGACCTGTCCTGA
- the plsY gene encoding glycerol-3-phosphate 1-O-acyltransferase PlsY yields MPAGLTPVAIAVVLLGGYLLGSIPFGLIATRLGGAGDIRKVGSGNIGATNVLRTGRRDLALITLLGDGGKAAVAALLARFFIDRIAPGADPLAAASMAGAAAFLGHCFPVWLGFKGGKGVATFFGTLFAVAWPVGLLAGATWIAVAVIFRISSLGALAAAALAPLFALALHSGYPVVVMAVFLAVLIYIRHHENIARLLKGQEPKIGAKKAAEAAQAE; encoded by the coding sequence ATGCCGGCTGGACTGACACCGGTCGCGATCGCAGTCGTATTGCTGGGCGGCTATCTCCTGGGTTCGATCCCGTTCGGCCTGATCGCCACCCGCCTGGGCGGCGCTGGCGACATCCGCAAGGTGGGCTCGGGCAATATCGGCGCGACCAACGTGCTGAGGACCGGCCGGCGCGACCTGGCCCTGATCACCCTTCTGGGCGACGGCGGCAAGGCGGCGGTGGCGGCGCTTCTGGCGCGGTTCTTCATCGACCGGATCGCTCCCGGCGCCGATCCCCTGGCGGCGGCGTCCATGGCCGGCGCGGCGGCGTTCCTGGGCCACTGCTTCCCGGTCTGGCTGGGCTTCAAGGGCGGCAAAGGGGTGGCGACCTTCTTCGGCACCCTGTTCGCCGTAGCCTGGCCGGTGGGCCTGTTGGCCGGCGCCACCTGGATCGCCGTGGCGGTGATCTTCCGCATCTCGTCCCTGGGCGCCCTTGCCGCGGCGGCCCTGGCCCCGCTGTTCGCCCTGGCCCTGCATTCCGGCTATCCGGTGGTGGTGATGGCGGTGTTCCTGGCGGTGCTGATCTATATCCGCCACCACGAGAACATCGCCCGCCTGCTCAAGGGCCAGGAGCCGAAGATCGGGGCCAAGAAGGCCGCCGAGGCCGCCCAGGCGGAATGA
- a CDS encoding c-type cytochrome translates to MKPIWPAAVGLAAMALAAFAAAETASGDWLYPAGVRGAAAKADAKALRRLPGSKAGFTDAQLGDLGHAVDWRPAEHPPMPPAVAEGQGPAGACGYCHLPDGAGRPENASLAGLPADYIRRQVADFASGARAKGSAFRPIQLMTDTAQGVDPKAAAQAADYYSRLKFTAHVRVVEADRIPPFVAEHFVYGFGKGTRVPLGQRILEGPDSMQRFELRDSHVGFVAYVPKGAIARGAALAAPCSACHGVGLKGGLGPPLAGRSPTYIARQLFAFRTGTRSNPEAAPMRATAGGLNDTQIIDLAAYAGSLRP, encoded by the coding sequence ATGAAACCGATCTGGCCGGCGGCCGTAGGGCTCGCGGCGATGGCGCTGGCGGCGTTTGCGGCGGCCGAGACGGCATCGGGCGACTGGCTGTACCCGGCTGGCGTTCGGGGCGCGGCCGCCAAGGCCGACGCCAAGGCGCTGCGTCGTCTGCCGGGCTCCAAGGCCGGCTTCACCGACGCCCAGCTGGGCGACCTTGGCCACGCAGTCGACTGGCGGCCCGCCGAGCACCCACCCATGCCGCCTGCGGTGGCCGAGGGGCAGGGGCCAGCCGGCGCCTGCGGCTATTGCCACCTGCCGGACGGCGCCGGGCGGCCGGAGAACGCCTCCCTGGCGGGCCTCCCGGCCGACTACATCCGCCGCCAGGTCGCCGACTTCGCTTCGGGCGCACGCGCCAAGGGCTCCGCCTTCCGCCCGATCCAGCTGATGACCGACACGGCCCAGGGCGTCGATCCCAAGGCGGCGGCCCAGGCCGCCGACTATTACAGCCGCCTGAAGTTCACCGCCCATGTCCGGGTGGTCGAGGCCGACAGGATCCCGCCCTTCGTCGCCGAACACTTCGTCTATGGCTTCGGCAAGGGGACGCGGGTCCCGCTGGGCCAGCGCATCCTCGAAGGGCCGGACTCGATGCAGCGGTTCGAGTTGCGCGACAGCCATGTCGGCTTCGTCGCCTATGTGCCCAAGGGCGCGATCGCCCGCGGCGCGGCCCTGGCGGCCCCTTGCTCCGCCTGCCACGGCGTGGGCCTCAAGGGCGGCCTGGGACCGCCCCTGGCCGGCCGCTCGCCGACCTACATCGCCCGCCAGCTGTTCGCCTTCCGCACCGGGACGCGCAGCAACCCTGAAGCCGCGCCGATGCGCGCTACGGCTGGCGGATTGAACGACACCCAGATCATCGACCTGGCCGCCTATGCGGGGAGCCTCAGACCTTAG
- a CDS encoding NAD-dependent succinate-semialdehyde dehydrogenase, translating into MTTTATLERPAANPLGISRLDLIRTGAFIDGRWIDDPSGQRFDVVNPADGALITACVDGGPELAAQAVDAAHAAFASWRETTAKQRSTLLRAWFDLINKNADDLARLMAWEMGKPVAEARGEIAYGAGYIEWFAEAIKHENGDVIPEPIAGRKMLAVREPVGVAAVITPWNFPMAMIARKFGPALAAGCTVVAKPAEDTPLSALALVALAEEAGIPKGVINIIPASRERTPAISSVWLADSRVRKVSFTGSTPVGKLLAKGSADTLKRLSMELGGDAPFIVFDDADLDIAVDALMKAKFRNAGQACIAANRVLVQDGIYDALAERMAAAVGKLTVGAAQDGAFDIGPLINARAIEKVERLVGEAKAQGAKVLVGGARHAAGPSFFQPTVLADMPADMRGSCEEIFGPVLPLARFSTEDEAVALANDTPFGLASYFCTRDQKRIWRVAGRLQSGLVGVNEGAISSEYAPFGGVKESGYGREGSAHGLADYQSLKYVCLGGLG; encoded by the coding sequence ATGACCACGACCGCGACCCTGGAGCGCCCGGCGGCCAACCCCCTGGGCATCAGCCGCCTGGACCTGATCAGGACCGGCGCCTTCATCGACGGCCGCTGGATCGACGACCCATCCGGCCAGCGCTTCGACGTGGTCAATCCGGCTGACGGCGCCCTGATCACCGCCTGCGTCGATGGCGGGCCGGAGCTGGCGGCCCAGGCGGTGGACGCGGCCCACGCCGCCTTCGCCTCCTGGCGCGAGACCACCGCCAAACAGCGCTCGACGCTGCTGCGCGCCTGGTTCGACCTGATCAACAAAAACGCCGACGACCTGGCCCGGCTGATGGCCTGGGAGATGGGCAAGCCGGTGGCCGAGGCCAGGGGCGAGATCGCCTATGGCGCCGGCTACATCGAGTGGTTCGCCGAGGCCATCAAGCACGAGAACGGCGACGTGATCCCCGAGCCGATCGCCGGCCGCAAGATGCTGGCGGTGCGCGAGCCGGTGGGCGTGGCGGCGGTGATCACCCCCTGGAACTTCCCCATGGCCATGATCGCCAGGAAGTTCGGCCCGGCCCTGGCCGCGGGCTGCACGGTCGTGGCCAAGCCGGCCGAGGACACCCCGCTGTCGGCCCTAGCCCTGGTGGCCCTGGCCGAGGAGGCCGGCATCCCGAAAGGCGTGATCAACATCATCCCCGCCAGCCGCGAGCGCACGCCGGCGATCTCCAGCGTCTGGCTGGCCGACAGCCGCGTGCGCAAGGTCTCCTTCACCGGCTCGACTCCGGTGGGCAAACTGCTGGCCAAGGGGTCGGCCGACACCCTCAAGCGCCTGTCGATGGAGCTGGGCGGCGACGCCCCCTTCATCGTGTTCGACGACGCCGACCTGGACATCGCCGTCGACGCCCTGATGAAGGCCAAGTTCAGGAACGCCGGCCAGGCCTGCATCGCCGCCAACCGGGTGCTGGTGCAGGACGGCATATATGACGCCCTGGCCGAGCGCATGGCCGCCGCCGTCGGCAAGCTGACCGTGGGCGCAGCCCAGGACGGCGCCTTCGACATCGGCCCGCTGATCAACGCGCGCGCCATCGAGAAGGTCGAGCGCCTGGTGGGCGAAGCCAAGGCCCAGGGCGCCAAGGTGCTGGTCGGCGGCGCGCGCCATGCGGCGGGACCGAGCTTCTTCCAGCCTACGGTCCTAGCCGACATGCCGGCGGACATGCGCGGCAGTTGCGAAGAGATCTTCGGCCCGGTCCTGCCGCTGGCGCGGTTTTCCACCGAGGACGAGGCGGTGGCCCTGGCCAACGACACCCCGTTCGGCCTGGCGTCCTACTTCTGCACCCGCGACCAGAAGCGCATCTGGCGCGTGGCCGGCCGGCTGCAGAGCGGCTTGGTGGGGGTCAACGAAGGCGCCATCTCCAGCGAATACGCTCCCTTCGGCGGGGTCAAGGAGAGCGGCTACGGCCGCGAGGGCTCGGCCCATGGCCTGGCCGACTACCAGTCGCTGAAATATGTGTGCCTGGGCGGGCTGGGGTGA
- a CDS encoding NAD(P)/FAD-dependent oxidoreductase: MALYDGDTYDLTEVDSLWRTTARPGRDFPRLEGDIQAEVAIIGAGFTGLSAALHLAREHGIGAVALEAGPIGWGASGRNGGFCVPGGDKLGLAAMAKRWGADEARRYHALTLAAVERVAGVLRDEAIEAEPQPGGELTMAHSPRAFAEQKVEREEILALTGHERELLSAEALVERGLSAGFVGGLREPVGFGLHPLNYVRGLAASAARHGARLFEHSAVTSWRREGQAHRLETATGSVVARKVIVATGGYPPEQINPQIGGRVLPVLSNIIATRPLTAQEQAAQGWTSTQAVDDSRALLHYFRLLPDGRFLFGGRGGLGGSDASARSFRARLTAEFHTMFPAWRHVEITHFWRGLVDLSADLAPHCGALEEDQTILMGCAYHGSGVSMGSETGTQLARLAAGLDTPALPGFMRRPPPRFPLPGLRKLYLAGALAGFELKDRFG, from the coding sequence ATGGCCCTCTATGACGGCGACACCTATGACCTGACGGAGGTCGACAGCCTGTGGCGGACGACCGCCCGGCCGGGGCGGGATTTCCCCCGCCTGGAGGGCGATATCCAAGCCGAGGTCGCCATCATCGGCGCCGGTTTCACCGGCCTTTCCGCCGCCCTGCACCTGGCCCGCGAGCATGGGATCGGGGCCGTGGCGCTGGAGGCCGGGCCGATCGGCTGGGGCGCCTCGGGCCGCAACGGCGGCTTCTGCGTGCCGGGCGGCGACAAGCTGGGGCTGGCCGCCATGGCCAAGCGCTGGGGCGCGGACGAGGCGAGGCGCTATCACGCCTTGACCCTGGCCGCGGTCGAGCGGGTCGCCGGCGTCCTGCGCGACGAGGCGATCGAGGCGGAGCCGCAGCCCGGGGGCGAGCTGACCATGGCCCACAGCCCCAGGGCCTTCGCCGAGCAGAAGGTCGAGCGCGAGGAGATCCTGGCGCTGACCGGCCACGAGCGCGAACTCCTCAGCGCTGAGGCCCTGGTCGAGCGCGGCCTTTCCGCCGGCTTCGTCGGCGGCCTGCGCGAGCCGGTGGGCTTCGGCCTGCATCCCCTGAACTATGTGCGCGGCCTCGCCGCCTCGGCCGCCCGCCACGGCGCCAGGCTGTTCGAGCACAGCGCCGTCACTAGCTGGCGGCGCGAGGGCCAGGCCCACCGGCTGGAGACGGCGACGGGCTCGGTCGTGGCCAGGAAGGTGATCGTCGCCACCGGCGGCTATCCGCCCGAGCAGATCAATCCCCAGATCGGCGGACGGGTGCTGCCGGTCCTGTCGAACATCATCGCAACGCGCCCCCTGACGGCTCAGGAGCAGGCCGCCCAGGGCTGGACCTCGACCCAGGCGGTCGACGACAGCCGCGCCCTCTTGCACTATTTCCGCCTGTTGCCCGACGGCCGCTTCCTGTTCGGCGGGCGCGGCGGCCTGGGCGGAAGCGACGCCTCGGCGCGATCCTTCCGCGCGCGGCTGACGGCGGAGTTCCACACCATGTTCCCGGCCTGGCGCCACGTCGAGATCACTCATTTCTGGCGCGGCCTAGTCGATCTTTCGGCGGACCTCGCGCCCCATTGCGGCGCGCTGGAGGAGGACCAGACCATCCTGATGGGCTGCGCCTATCACGGCTCGGGTGTCTCCATGGGCAGCGAGACCGGCACCCAGCTGGCTCGGCTCGCGGCGGGGCTGGACACGCCCGCCCTGCCCGGCTTCATGCGCCGGCCGCCGCCGCGGTTTCCCCTGCCGGGCCTGCGCAAGCTCTACCTCGCCGGCGCCCTGGCCGGCTTCGAACTGAAGGACCGGTTCGGCTGA
- a CDS encoding GNAT family N-acetyltransferase has translation MPDFVIAPATDADLPAVVELVNSAYRGEGAEAGWTTEASYIDGQRTSLALLAEELAATPTPSLLLLRREAGGDILACAMVEPHIDEGYAYLGMITVKPGLQAGGVGRAMLEAAEAHAAALGARRTEMTVVHLRDTLIAWYERRGYRLTGARKPFPYDDARFGTPRVAGLEFVVLDKAL, from the coding sequence ATGCCCGACTTCGTCATCGCACCCGCCACTGACGCCGACCTGCCGGCCGTGGTCGAGCTGGTCAACTCCGCCTATCGCGGCGAGGGCGCTGAAGCCGGCTGGACCACCGAGGCCAGCTATATCGACGGGCAGCGGACCAGCCTCGCCCTGCTGGCCGAGGAGCTTGCGGCGACGCCTACGCCGAGCCTGCTCCTGCTGCGCCGGGAGGCCGGCGGCGACATCCTGGCCTGCGCCATGGTCGAGCCGCACATCGACGAGGGCTACGCCTATCTGGGCATGATCACGGTCAAGCCCGGCCTGCAGGCCGGCGGCGTCGGGCGGGCCATGCTGGAGGCGGCCGAGGCGCACGCCGCGGCGCTCGGGGCCAGGCGGACCGAGATGACCGTCGTGCACCTGCGCGACACCCTGATCGCCTGGTACGAACGGCGCGGCTATCGGCTGACTGGGGCGCGCAAGCCGTTCCCGTACGACGACGCCCGCTTCGGTACGCCAAGGGTGGCGGGCCTGGAGTTCGTGGTGCTGGACAAGGCGCTCTGA